The genomic stretch CTGTTGGCTTAAACTGTCAGAAGTTAAAATATTTGCAGCTTGCTTCTTCGTGATACTTAAAATGAAGAACCTCCATAGTAGTGACAAACAAAAGTATGAGATGCTGAACTTCAGTACAGAATTTCCTCTATAATTTATCTACATGATGCAAAAACCAAGCCCTAAAATCAATTTGTAAAGCCTTATAATACTCATTaaactcaaaattatatttttttaactaaatgcTTGTATGGACTAGATTAATCTAATTCATATATCAGGCAGCATCTTCTCTTTGCAAGAATTAAGCAACGAAGCCgtcaagtataatttatttggaCATGACAGAATCATGACAATCCTATCATGCAGGGATGCATCTTGTATTAATGCTAAATAATGTCATTACAGAACTCTTTCTTGCTATTAATGCTAAATAATGTCAATTTTTGGTCCAGATCTGGGAAGGAAAAAACAAATGagttcatatttttaatttgactatCTTAATCTTGTTGGCCCTAATATGGTTCTGCACCCTTTTTTTTCTGTCACCCATGttcatatctaaaaatattacaaCAATGTGTTCTTtagtaatctctctctctctctctctctctctctctcagagagagggggggggggggggattagGAGATGCTTCTTGTactatataattttcataatttcttaaaaatagaCTTACATATAAGTTTTTGTTTTCACGATTAAAATCTTTTGggcaaaaggagaaaaatgagaatatgAATGTCACATTCACGATTATTATCTGTAATATACCTGTTGAAAAGTTCAAAGTATTATGAGATGAACTAGTTTAGCACAAGTATGAAAAATGAATCTATACAATAAATACTTTATACTTCTTAATTCACCTTAATGTTGTTGCCACTAAGTGCACTTTTTCTGCCGCCCATGTTCATATCtaggagtgcgattttgttcaccccctttaacggggtgaacataACCCCCAGTACTCTGGGGGTTAAAATTAACAGAGAGGGGGACAGCGAAATTGCAATCACTGTCCCCCTCCGTTAGTTTTAACCCCTAGAGTACTGGGGGTTatgttcacccccgttaaagggggtgaacaaaattgcactccatATCTAGAAGCTAATCAACAGGAGTTCCACACAGATGCTAAAAACATCACCACACAATATTTGTTCTTTAGTAAAGTACCCCCGCCCCCCCGGGGGTCGAATGGGAGGGACTTGTATTAAATGTTCTAGTCATCTGTGCAAATGTGAACTActgaagaattaaaattttaaaatctctaTTATTAATGGGGGAACACTTTGCAGTTGTGATTCCTTTGTGTTTAGATGCTTGTATTTCATCTGGTCCTGTCAGTTATATAGTCATGCATATTTAGATTTCAGTGTGGCCAAGTTATAAGTCATGCTTCCAGTAGGTTATCAATGTGGCCAAATTGTAGAGATATTTGAGGGAAATTTTGGTGCAGCCAAGTCTTTATGGTTCTCCTTGCATGTTGTAGTTCTACTTTCCCCCTTGAGTGTTCTTTTAAAGAAGaatctagaaaaaaataatcataaatttctgatttcaagatttttattttttattttttttggagggGGGTGTTGTCAGACCAGGGGTACTCATATCATTAAGAGGGAAATCTAATTCAACTTGTATTACTCATTTGGACCATGGTCCAACTTCTTTGCAGCTAACCAGAAATAGTTATTTGTGTTCTTCCTGTAGGTAACATCACCTTATGGGAGCAATATTCATCACCAGGAGAATATGACATATGGTCAGTTAGCATTTACAACAAAAGAGTCTGGTAGCTACCTGGCATGCTTTTGGATTGATGGCCATAATGAAGGAGATAAAGATGTTAGTGTTAGTCTTAGTTGGAAGACTGGAGTTGCAGCTAAGGATTGGGAATCAGttgcaagaagagagaaaattgaggtGGTACTCGAACTGCTttacttcccccccccccccccccccccccccccctatttTGCTGCTTTTAACTAGAAATttgttcttcaattttttttattttataagaaacacaataaaaattctTACCTTCACAATTCGAATAGACGTCACTAGCAAACCACATCAGTGATTATGCTTCAGCATATAGGATATAGTTACAGAGACTTTCTATGTTCATTGGATCCTATCAATTGCTGTTTCCATCTGTGCATCTCCTTTTACGTGTTTCTAATTTCATTTCCCAGATACTCACACTATACAGTATAAATGAAGACCACTCTCCTGTAGCACTAGGGTGAATGGGTGCAGAATGGGAGTAAACGATTGGCAAAAAGTTGGAATGTAGGCAACTCTGAATATAAATAAACTGTGTGAAACAGGTATAAAACCAAATcttacaaacaaaaagaaatttcaatttatgaaCCTTTTTCCATTTGGTTaggtaatattttgataattttttgtgttctAGAATTTATATATCCAGACACAATCTAGTCTATCCAGAGAAAAACTTTGAAGACTTCcaaataattagaatttaaagATACAATTTTGACTCTGTTGGGAATCTGGTTTTACCTAAAATTATTGCTACTTCAGTTGCACAGATTTTTGTATACATTTAGAAGCTTGGAAAAGGGTTAGCTATGAATCTTCGTAAAGTTTTCTCAATGGCCTACGAGCCTTTTGTACATATCTTCATTCCTCAATTCCGATTGTGTAGGGTGTTGAGCTTGAGTTGATAAAGCTTGAAGGAGCAGTGGAGTCTATCCATGAAAATTTAGTGTATCTCAGGGGCAGGTAAGTTGCTGCACTGTCTCCAAATCAgtttttcttttgttcctttttcttAGTCAAGCCTTGTGGTTCATTATATTGCAGAGAAGCAGAAATGAGGTCAGTGAGTGAAAGAACTAATACTAGAGTGGCGTTGTTCAGTGCTATGTCCTTGGGAATCTGCATTGTGGTTTCCATTATGCAGTTATGgtatttgaagcaatttttccAAAGGAGGAAGCTGATTTAGGTGCCCTAATTGAATCTTACACTTCTTTAGTAGAGGAGGAAAATTTTCATACCAGTACTAGGGCATCTGCCAGGCCTTGTTCTTCAAGTAGGGCAATTCGCAGGTTGTCGCCTTACTTGTCCAAAATAACTATTACTGTGACAATAGTAATCACCACCACAAAGTTCATTTCATCTAATGATAAGAGTTAGACAGACAAACAAATGCTCTACTCTCTTGCCATTAACTGCGGTGTGCAATTTATTGGTTTGTTCTGTCGGGAACCAGATAATTAGGAGAGGAATTAGGAGATAAGCAGAGCAGTTAAGTGTAGTGGAGTGTTCTTTTGTAGTTGTGTAGTAGTGGTAACTACTGAAAATAAATACTGGACTACTGGGTTACCCCTCTATATAAAACTACACCACAGTATGCTGAGAAATCGAATAGTTATATTAAAGttatctcatttttctctctatctaCTCTCTGTTTCACTCTGttctcctctctattttctccctaatttctctctattctctgtTTCCATCTGttcttctctctgttttctctccaaaacttatcatttctctctctttctttcttttttcatgagTATCAACTAGAAATCCTAAATTCGAAACCTAAGGTCCTAACATGTTCCCCCACTCCTTCTCTCCCACTTTATTGGGTTCTAATTGCCTCTGGGCTCTGGCTGTGATGCCCTTctgtttcaattttaaaattttaactgtaGCACTCTTCCTCCCCCATTATAAGGGCCAAATGACTGATAATTTAGAATTCATTCACCAATCTCGCGGGACAGAACATAGGCTCAATACGttgatattgttgttgttattattcaTCCTCCCCCATTGGAATTCTCCGCCGACTTAACTATATCTGGAGTTGTACATGGCTCCCTCCCAAGCTCCAGATTACTTGGCCACATTTGCCAAGAACTTACCTTAATCTCTACTTTGGGGGTGGTTGGATTGCAGTTGGGACTTTTCCACCAGTTTTGTTGGCCTGTGTGGAGGATGGAATTGGTACAACAGTCGTATTAGACTGCCCAACAAGAGGTCGAGGTTCCTATCAGCTTTGCTCCATAGGTTTGAGGTTTCTGCCATTCCTTAGCATCCTCGGATCATATCAAGTAATTGCTTTCTCATCTACCTTTGTTTTACTAAATTACGTCGTGTACCCTTCACATCTTAAAAATAACGCCATCCTCCCTGAAAGATTTGTTAAGAAATCTATGTAATTTTAGGAAACTTGAAGGGTACTTCTTACTGTAGGGTAATGCATATGCAGGCAAGGCAAAGCTTTGTTTTTGAACACATGGTTGATTGAGTTTTTGTTGTCCAATCGCAAAGGGCAACAAAACAAGATGCCCAGTCAGTGCTCCAATGTCCACGTGGACAATTGCCAATGGTCATTTTCCTACTTTTCTCATTATCTCAACccttttgcttttattttctttttttttttttagtttctttcttttcttgttttctgaCAAATGTGCAGGTGGACAAATGCCAATggtcaattttatttttctatttacacttttatttgTCAGAAGGCTCTTGTAATTTACGATAAATTATACTCTgagatttgacaaaaaaaaatatagatatttttaatatttaaaaaatgatagtGATCTTTCCTTACTTTATAACTCTGATTacatttttatcttattattaaaaattattaatataataaaaatatctttttattttctcctctctttccttcattctcctcatccTTCAAGCAAATTAGTCAGAATTTGACAACTTATcgatcattttctttttttctcttgtttgaCAATGGATAAACCATCGcaaaaaaagatagaaagattgacaaataattaaattatctagagaaaagtaaaaaattgataaaaaatattttgttatatttaaatttttaacattttcttaACATGGAACTCGAGAGGTCCCACTGTAATATTCTTTGGTCAGAATTTCTCACCTTTTAAATAAATCATGACCGGCCACATCTTGGGATGGACTGGTTGAATATGTGAGTTGTGAGTCGAAATTTGAACCCTgattccacaaaataaatgtgaATTATCAAATAACTGCACATAGACAAACTCGAATATACGAACTTGTAATAACCCGAATTTCTCGATGTGCTAAGagtgttaaataaaaatacttttaataatatttgacAATTATTATAGGAAAGCATCTGGGATAAATTGGGATAAAAGCTTGAGTGAGGAGAATAAATCAAAGAGAAGGTGAAGGTGATGATATTCCATATGGATAAGATGGAAAACACCAAAAGGTGGAAGAGTCAGAGGGAAGCCTCTGgataaagcataaaaataaatcaataattgataataataaaatgatgccATTTGAATCTCTGGGCTGTGTTTGgctgattcattatcttcaccTTGTGTTTGAATATGAGAGGACACATGAACCAAACTGGGCCCCATCCcctttctttattcttcttcttctgcccaCACCCACACTCCCATACTTTCCCTTTCACCTTTGCTTCCCCTCAACGTTCGGTAGCCAAATCATCATTCATTAATTAAAcccataattattattaatttcatcccatcactataaataattttattataataaaaaatttaagttatcacataaaaaattaaattaattaaaaattaaaatttataaatataattaaaataataaaaaattaaataaatacataaaaatacataaaaatacaaaaataaaaatataaattttactgATCCAACATGACCTGACCCGAGCGTGATTTTTACtaaataattctttatttttatgaatatgtTCTTAATTGATATTAATCTATGTCTTTCGGAATACTCTAAACTTTATATTTGACGATGACACGtgatcatttaaaaattaaactacataatattttaacatttgatAAATTTACTCATCTTTTATTAAATTCGTATGAATTTATGCGTGTCccattacatatttttatttataagaaacaTATCGAATGGcactttttttgaaaattataaaattagaaagaatattAGTGTTGCTTGTGGGAAATAacgatattaattaattaagttccACAAAGTAATGTCTTTGAGGCAACACGTACGTGGCCACTGGCCACCGGCCACCGTGCCCTTGGGTTGGGGTTCATGAGGAATTGTTTATTAATAGATGGATcgaacaataaataaataaaattagaagagacGCACTCAATTCAAAACGCAAATACGGGCCAGGCTACACACAGcgcagaagagagagagagagagagagcgagaggtGGTTACAGATGCAGTGGAAATGGGGAAGGTGGAGCAACAGCAACTACATGGGCAGCAACAGCTGGTTCAGGACGGCGGAGATGGATCTTGGGGACCAATCCTCTGCGGGAGATGTTCGATGGGTCTGTGTACAATCGGCCGCCAACACTTCAATCTGAAATGCGTCGTCGTCTTCGTCTTCAGCCTCTCCGTCTTCCTCCCGGCGGCGTTTTGGCTCCTTCCTCTTCACTCCAAATGGTACGGGTTTGATGCGAAAAAAGCCATCAAGCTCAGTGGTAAGGctcttttttgttctttcttttggtTGGTTTTTGATTTGTCTCACGGTGCAGACGTGTAGTGGTGGTATCTGTGCTTCTAGGGTTTACTTGATTGTCGTGGTATGTGTGACAGTTCTCTTTAGGAGACTTAATGTTCAAACTTGGTCATATATATCTTTCGATTTTGTATAGGTACGcacttatataattaatatttatgtattaattatcCGATATGTATTTAATTTGGGTGATCAATATTACATTTGTTCAGTTTCATTGGAATGCTGGAGATGGTTACAAGACCATAAGGGTTATTATAATCTTTGGCTATATCAATCCTACCTCTACAATCATTCTTATTTATGAAGTATCTTTTGTAAGGCTATTTAATCTCATGTCAAGTTTTGGGgttttttgccatttttttgggGTAAACTTTTTTCATTCTATCCACTCTCCTTGTAGGGGTgtttattggtcttcttctcacgtGTATAAAGTCTAAACTATCTTAATTATGTCACatgtattttatctttaataat from Diospyros lotus cultivar Yz01 chromosome 9, ASM1463336v1, whole genome shotgun sequence encodes the following:
- the LOC127810519 gene encoding transmembrane emp24 domain-containing protein p24delta4-like, whose translation is MGKGGNVRSWGLLLVWSTSVLLLLLPAGEAIWVTLPAKETKCLSERIQTNVVVLADYLIVSDDHGDPTPTISVKVTSPYGSNIHHQENMTYGQLAFTTKESGSYLACFWIDGHNEGDKDVSVSLSWKTGVAAKDWESVARREKIEGVELELIKLEGAVESIHENLVYLRGREAEMRSVSERTNTRVALFSAMSLGICIVVSIMQLWYLKQFFQRRKLI